In Bacteroidia bacterium, a genomic segment contains:
- a CDS encoding DUF4294 domain-containing protein, producing MKNNLLVAIFWFLLLSTCVSSAVGQTEADSLMHRFKVYTYNGETFMIGDIEGIDIFAQKPNRRQVQRGKERLARFTRLRWNVHKVYPYAVKVSDILNEIDAEMAALPDSTSRREYVKQKETSLFGAYEDDLRQMTRTQGKVLVKLVHRQTGRSTFDLIRENKSGASAVFWQSIGLLFGINLKTQFDNEEDDMIDEIVYELENGGYNIAYRQYNYRLK from the coding sequence ATGAAAAACAACTTATTGGTCGCTATCTTCTGGTTTTTGCTTCTTAGCACTTGCGTTTCTTCGGCAGTTGGGCAAACTGAAGCGGACAGCCTTATGCACCGCTTTAAGGTTTATACCTACAATGGAGAAACCTTTATGATTGGGGATATCGAGGGAATAGATATTTTTGCACAAAAACCCAACCGCAGGCAGGTTCAGCGGGGAAAGGAGCGCCTGGCCCGGTTTACCCGTCTGCGGTGGAATGTGCACAAAGTCTATCCTTATGCAGTCAAAGTTTCTGATATTCTCAATGAAATCGATGCGGAAATGGCTGCGCTTCCAGACAGTACTTCCCGCAGGGAATATGTAAAACAAAAGGAAACTTCTCTTTTTGGTGCCTATGAAGATGATCTCCGGCAAATGACCCGAACCCAGGGGAAAGTGCTGGTAAAACTGGTTCACCGCCAGACCGGCCGTTCAACTTTTGACCTAATCAGGGAAAATAAAAGCGGTGCGTCCGCGGTTTTCTGGCAGTCTATCGGCCTTCTTTTTGGTATCAACCTCAAAACGCAGTTTGACAACGAAGAAGACGACATGATCGATGAAATCGTGTACGAACTGGAAAACGGCGGCTATAATATCGCCTACCGCCAATACAATTACCGGTTGAAATAG
- a CDS encoding Gfo/Idh/MocA family oxidoreductase, with the protein MKKFPFEEVRWGIIGCGDVTEVKSGPAFNLADNSKLIAVMRRDAEKAADYARRHGVPYWFSDAQTLIHHPEVNAIYIATPPDSHADYTMLAAQAGKPVYVEKPMARTRKECESMIQTCEAAGVPLYVAYYRRQLPNFLKVKELVDTGAIGEVRLVNIRLYQSPKPEVVAKIVDGQPENWRVNPAVSGGGYFYDLASHQLDFLDYLLGPVKHVSGFHGNQAGLYDAEDIVSGSFVFENGVLGSGVWCFSAAEQAVLEETEIVGSKGKITFSYFSSAPVVLENSQGKQFFPFEMPKHIQQPLIQTVVDDLLGRGKCPSTGQTAVRTNAVMEQMVKKN; encoded by the coding sequence ATGAAAAAATTTCCTTTTGAAGAAGTGCGCTGGGGTATTATTGGCTGTGGAGACGTGACTGAGGTGAAAAGCGGCCCGGCATTCAACCTTGCAGATAATTCCAAATTAATAGCAGTCATGCGAAGGGATGCTGAAAAAGCCGCAGATTACGCCCGTCGCCACGGGGTCCCCTACTGGTTTAGCGATGCCCAAACGCTCATCCATCACCCGGAGGTGAATGCTATCTATATTGCTACCCCACCCGATTCTCATGCTGATTATACTATGCTGGCTGCGCAGGCTGGAAAACCAGTTTATGTAGAAAAGCCTATGGCCCGCACCCGGAAGGAATGTGAATCGATGATCCAAACCTGCGAGGCTGCGGGAGTTCCGCTTTATGTTGCCTATTACCGCCGGCAACTGCCCAATTTCCTCAAGGTAAAAGAACTCGTCGATACGGGTGCAATCGGAGAAGTGCGGCTGGTGAATATCCGGCTTTACCAGTCTCCCAAACCTGAGGTTGTGGCAAAGATCGTTGACGGACAACCGGAAAACTGGCGGGTAAACCCTGCAGTCTCCGGCGGCGGCTATTTTTATGATCTGGCCTCTCACCAGCTTGATTTTCTGGATTACTTGCTGGGGCCTGTGAAGCACGTTTCGGGATTTCATGGCAATCAGGCAGGTTTATATGATGCAGAGGATATTGTTTCGGGAAGTTTTGTATTTGAGAATGGGGTGCTGGGATCAGGAGTATGGTGTTTTTCAGCTGCAGAACAAGCCGTACTGGAAGAGACGGAAATTGTCGGAAGTAAGGGGAAAATTACCTTTTCGTATTTTTCGTCGGCGCCTGTTGTGCTGGAAAACAGCCAGGGAAAACAATTTTTCCCCTTTGAAATGCCCAAACATATTCAGCAACCGTTGATCCAGACGGTAGTCGATGATCTGTTAGGTCGCGGCAAATGCCCAAGCACAGGACAAACCGCAGTACGCACCAATGCAGTAATGGAACAAATGGTGAAAAAGAATTGA
- a CDS encoding glycosyl hydrolase, translating into MRRIPFLFAILWWSFPGFPLFAQPQPAVKNIMLDDDASEYAPCEPSIAISFSNPDIIVAGAVLNKVYYTSNGGKTWEKQKITSSYGVFGDPVVISGYDGSFYYFHLADPEHKRWASERLLDRIVCQKSTDGGKTWSDGGYMGMNHPKDQDKEWAVVNPLNNHIITTWTQFDKYDSQNPDDHSNILFSQSKNSGKSWKKAVQINQYSGDCLDGSETAEGAFPAVGPQGEIYVAWSLNEKIWFDRSFDKGKTWLEEDIIAAEQPGGWSFDIPGITRSNGMPVLLCDLSDGPARGTLYLNWSDQRNGKTDTDIWFAKSSDKGNTWSAPKRVNDDGWGKHQFLSWMTIDQTTGYIYVVFYDRRNYKDLQTDVYLAYSTDGGESFINQRISETPFTPSALAFFGDYNNIAAHGGRICPIWTRMDNGKTSVWTAVIEEGELIEK; encoded by the coding sequence ATGCGACGAATTCCATTTCTTTTTGCGATACTTTGGTGGAGTTTTCCCGGCTTTCCCCTTTTTGCGCAGCCTCAGCCTGCGGTAAAAAATATAATGCTGGATGACGACGCTTCTGAGTATGCGCCCTGCGAACCATCGATTGCCATTAGTTTTTCCAACCCGGATATCATTGTCGCAGGTGCCGTGCTCAACAAAGTGTACTATACCTCCAATGGGGGAAAAACCTGGGAAAAGCAAAAAATAACTTCTTCTTATGGCGTTTTTGGCGATCCCGTAGTGATTTCTGGTTATGACGGAAGTTTTTATTATTTCCATCTGGCTGACCCTGAGCACAAACGCTGGGCAAGCGAAAGATTACTGGACCGTATTGTCTGTCAGAAATCTACAGATGGGGGAAAAACATGGAGCGATGGCGGCTATATGGGTATGAATCACCCCAAAGATCAGGATAAAGAGTGGGCCGTGGTCAATCCGTTGAATAATCATATTATCACTACCTGGACACAATTTGACAAATACGACAGTCAAAACCCCGATGATCACAGCAATATTCTTTTTTCCCAATCCAAAAACAGCGGTAAATCATGGAAAAAAGCAGTCCAAATCAATCAATACTCAGGGGACTGTCTCGATGGTTCGGAAACAGCGGAAGGCGCATTTCCGGCAGTGGGGCCACAGGGTGAAATCTATGTAGCCTGGTCGCTGAATGAAAAAATATGGTTTGACCGATCCTTTGACAAAGGAAAAACCTGGCTGGAAGAAGATATTATTGCAGCGGAACAGCCCGGCGGATGGAGTTTTGATATTCCGGGTATTACCCGAAGCAATGGCATGCCTGTACTGCTTTGTGATCTCAGCGATGGCCCGGCCAGAGGAACCTTGTATCTCAACTGGTCAGACCAGCGAAACGGAAAAACAGATACCGATATCTGGTTTGCCAAGTCCTCAGATAAAGGCAATACCTGGTCGGCTCCCAAAAGAGTCAATGATGATGGATGGGGGAAACACCAGTTTTTAAGCTGGATGACCATTGACCAGACTACCGGCTATATTTACGTAGTCTTTTACGACCGGCGGAATTACAAAGACTTGCAGACCGATGTATATCTGGCGTATTCTACAGATGGTGGGGAATCCTTTATCAACCAACGCATCAGCGAAACCCCATTTACCCCATCTGCCCTAGCATTTTTTGGCGACTACAACAATATCGCAGCACATGGGGGGCGAATCTGTCCGATCTGGACCCGGATGGATAATGGCAAAACCAGTGTATGGACAGCGGTAATTGAGGAGGGGGAACTGATCGAAAAATAG